From one Lycium ferocissimum isolate CSIRO_LF1 unplaced genomic scaffold, AGI_CSIRO_Lferr_CH_V1 ctg14194, whole genome shotgun sequence genomic stretch:
- the LOC132042231 gene encoding uncharacterized protein LOC132042231, whose translation MERIETQESEDGSQSVDAFASVMGPEHPGCIRLCGRGVTKTVLKEKVGNSGPSLNITDERMQQKMKEIEARVQQRMQKTFDAQMDTMERDITMKVVGQIQHLNPNLRLDPSLLRFSVCSPGEAAIQQINHPSAGSNNQGVENEEREDTSSEDLT comes from the exons ATGGAAAGAATAGAAACTCAAGAAAGCGAAGATGGTAGTCAATCAGTTGACGCATTTGCATCAGTCATGGGACCTGAGCATCCAGGATGCATAAGATTGTGTGGGCGTGGGGTTACCAAAACAGTCTTGAAAGAAAAAGTGGGAAATTCTGGACCCTCTTTAAATATTACTGATGAACGGATGcaacaaaaaatgaaggaaatagaAGCTAGGGTTCAACAGAGAATGCAGAAAACATTTGACGCACAAATGGATACCATGGAACGAGATATtacaatgaaagttgttggaCAAATtcagcatctaaacccaaactTACGACTTGATCCTAGCTTGCTAAGATTCAGTGTTTGTTCGCCAGGAGAAGCTGCTATTCAACAAATAAATCATCCATCTGCTGGTAGTAACAATCAAG gtgttgaaaatgaagaaagggaAGACACAAGCAGTGAAGACCTTACTTAA